In Kryptolebias marmoratus isolate JLee-2015 linkage group LG20, ASM164957v2, whole genome shotgun sequence, a genomic segment contains:
- the ncstn gene encoding nicastrin isoform X2 yields the protein MDLLSNKRIVNLLVCLFFTGVGCNSVEDKIYVNLNYSIPCVRLLNATHQIGCQSSMSGDVGVLHLLESEENLDWVLRSGPNPPYIVILESTLFTRSIMMKLKNGSSRVAGVVVVAPTTNPQEGFSPHNTCPNENTGVYSEDYDPTMAHCNVTVWNPLGNNLSYEEFDFPIFSLKDDNDTQVIRQCYMDHNRAANGSVPQYPLCAMQLFSHMSAVTDTVTCMRRNSINFSINPDVCDPLGDFNVWASTNPLNNTAKGHKTGETVIIAAARLDSRSFFFDLAPGAESTASGLVTLLAAANALRNFTQDNQLNRTIFYTFFHGETFDYIGSSRMVYDMEDNQFVVDLDNVHSVLEIGQVGLHGDSKLWLHSDPVSRKNSSINEEVMKLINNLTSSAKDLNFSVEEPDVTQPLPPSSLQRFLLARPIPGVVIENHQTSFTNRYYQSMFDNANYLNLSYPPDLTPEEQLNFVTDTAKALTKVATMVARTLFVQAGGDETQSQNIQADDLLVSRMLYSFLVMANNSWLQQLVSSEYANQISNKTTNFYIGVTQMTSEPTFLVQFLLANLTGSTANITKENCKNQKENKDDTDSKDRYSYIWAQGAARPNSTERDGFCVRSTVHVSKAVSPAFEIKEYGSKNYSTWTESRWKQIKGRIFLVASHDLEMLTLGVGVGVLLTSLLLTYFVSSKADMLFSSGREPANATY from the exons TCCCGTGTGTGCGATTGCTTAATGCAACTCATCAAATAGGCTGCCAAT CGTCTATGTCCGGTGATGTGGGAGTGCTCCATTTGCTTGAGTCGGAGGAAAACCTGGACTGGGTCCTGCGCTCCGGTCCCAACCCTCCTTATATTGTCATCCTGGAGTCGACATTATTTACAAG ATCCATCATGATGAAGCTGAAGAACGGTTCCAGCAGGGTCGCCGGAGTTGTTGTTGTGGCTCCGACCACGAATCCACAAGAAGGCTTCTCTCCTCACAACACCTGTCCCAACGAGAACACAG GTGTGTATTCAGAGGACTATGACCCGACCATGGCTCACTGTAACGTGACGGTGTGGAACCCTCTGGGCAACAATTTGTCCTACGAGGAGTTCGACTTCCCCATCTTCTCTCTAAAAGACGACAATGACACGCAGGTTATACGACAG TGTTACATGGACCACAACCGAGCTGCGAACGGCAGCGTCCCTCAGTACCCGCTGTGCGCCATGCAGCTTTTCTCCCACATGTCCGCCGTCACCGACACCGTtacctgcatgaggaggaacagCATCAATTTCAGCATAAATCCAG ATGTGTGCGACCCACTGGGTGACTTTAACGTCTGGGCCTCCACCAACCCTCTGAACAACACGGCCAAGGGTCACAAGACAGGGGAGACGGTGATCATCGCAGCAGCCAGG CTCGATAGCAGGTCGTTTTTCTTCGACCTCGCTCCCGGAGCGGAGAGCACCGCCTCGGGTCTCGTCACTCTGCTGGCGGCGGCGAACGCTCTGCGAAACTTCACTCAGGACAATCAGCTCAACCGAACCATCTTCTACACTTTCTTCCATGGg GAAACATTTGACTACATCGGCAGCTCAAGAATGGTGTATGATATGGAGGACAATCAGTTTGTTGTGGACCTGGACAATGTTCATTCAGTCTTGGAGATCGGGCAA GTGGGTCTCCACGGCGACTCGAAGCTCTGGCTTCACTCTGATCCGGTGTCCAGGAAGAACAGCAGCATCAATGAAGAG GTGATGAAGCTCATCAACAACTTGACCTCATCGGCCAAAGATTTGAATTTCTCCGTGGAGGAACCTGACGTCACCCAGCCGCTGCCTCCTTCGTCCCTCCAGCGGTTCCTGCTCGCTCGGCCGATCCCCGGTGTCGTCATTGAGAATCATCAAACCAGTTTCACCAACAG ATACTACCAGAGTATGTTTGACAACGCGAACTATCTGAACTTGTCTTACCCACCGGACCTGACGCCAGAGGAGCAGTTGAACTTTGTGACGGACACAGCGAAG gctcTGACTAAAGTGGCGACCATGGTGGCTCGAACTCTGTTTGTACAAGCTGGAGGAGACGAAACGCAGTCCCAAAACATTCAGGCAGACGATCTGCTG GTGAGCCGAATGCTGTACAGTTTTCTTGTTATGGCCAATAACTCCTGGCTTCAGCAGTTGGTCTCCTCTGAGTATGCAAACCAAATCA gcaacaaaaccacaaacttcTACATCGGTGTGACTCAGATGACCAGCGAGCCGACTTTCCTTGTCCAGTTCTTGTTGGCTAATCTGACCGGCAGCACCGCCAACATCACCaaggaaaactgcaaaaaccaGAAAGAGAATAAAGATGACACGGACAGCAAAGat AGGTACAGCTACATCTGGGCTCAAGGTGCAGCGCGTCCCAACAGTACGGAGCGGGATGGTTTCTGCGTTCGCTCCACGGTGCACGTGTCCAAAGCGGTTTCCCCGGCCTTTGAAATCAAGGAATACGGCTCCAAAAATTACTCGACGTGGACCGAGTCCAGGTGGAAGCAGATCAAGGGCCGCATATTCCTGGTGGCCAGTCACGACCTGGAG ATGTTGACGCTCGGCGTGGGCGTGGGCGTGTTGCTAACGTCCCTCCTCCTGACGTATTTCGTCAGCTCAAAGGCAGACATGCTCTTCAGCTCGGGGAGGGAACCCGCCAACGCCACCTACTGA
- the ncstn gene encoding nicastrin isoform X1 codes for MDLLSNKRIVNLLVCLFFTGVGCNSVEDKIYVNLNYSIPCVRLLNATHQIGCQSSMSGDVGVLHLLESEENLDWVLRSGPNPPYIVILESTLFTRSIMMKLKNGSSRVAGVVVVAPTTNPQEGFSPHNTCPNENTGVYSEDYDPTMAHCNVTVWNPLGNNLSYEEFDFPIFSLKDDNDTQVIRQCYMDHNRAANGSVPQYPLCAMQLFSHMSAVTDTVTCMRRNSINFSINPEDVCDPLGDFNVWASTNPLNNTAKGHKTGETVIIAAARLDSRSFFFDLAPGAESTASGLVTLLAAANALRNFTQDNQLNRTIFYTFFHGETFDYIGSSRMVYDMEDNQFVVDLDNVHSVLEIGQVGLHGDSKLWLHSDPVSRKNSSINEEVMKLINNLTSSAKDLNFSVEEPDVTQPLPPSSLQRFLLARPIPGVVIENHQTSFTNRYYQSMFDNANYLNLSYPPDLTPEEQLNFVTDTAKALTKVATMVARTLFVQAGGDETQSQNIQADDLLVSRMLYSFLVMANNSWLQQLVSSEYANQISNKTTNFYIGVTQMTSEPTFLVQFLLANLTGSTANITKENCKNQKENKDDTDSKDRYSYIWAQGAARPNSTERDGFCVRSTVHVSKAVSPAFEIKEYGSKNYSTWTESRWKQIKGRIFLVASHDLEMLTLGVGVGVLLTSLLLTYFVSSKADMLFSSGREPANATY; via the exons TCCCGTGTGTGCGATTGCTTAATGCAACTCATCAAATAGGCTGCCAAT CGTCTATGTCCGGTGATGTGGGAGTGCTCCATTTGCTTGAGTCGGAGGAAAACCTGGACTGGGTCCTGCGCTCCGGTCCCAACCCTCCTTATATTGTCATCCTGGAGTCGACATTATTTACAAG ATCCATCATGATGAAGCTGAAGAACGGTTCCAGCAGGGTCGCCGGAGTTGTTGTTGTGGCTCCGACCACGAATCCACAAGAAGGCTTCTCTCCTCACAACACCTGTCCCAACGAGAACACAG GTGTGTATTCAGAGGACTATGACCCGACCATGGCTCACTGTAACGTGACGGTGTGGAACCCTCTGGGCAACAATTTGTCCTACGAGGAGTTCGACTTCCCCATCTTCTCTCTAAAAGACGACAATGACACGCAGGTTATACGACAG TGTTACATGGACCACAACCGAGCTGCGAACGGCAGCGTCCCTCAGTACCCGCTGTGCGCCATGCAGCTTTTCTCCCACATGTCCGCCGTCACCGACACCGTtacctgcatgaggaggaacagCATCAATTTCAGCATAAATCCAG AAGATGTGTGCGACCCACTGGGTGACTTTAACGTCTGGGCCTCCACCAACCCTCTGAACAACACGGCCAAGGGTCACAAGACAGGGGAGACGGTGATCATCGCAGCAGCCAGG CTCGATAGCAGGTCGTTTTTCTTCGACCTCGCTCCCGGAGCGGAGAGCACCGCCTCGGGTCTCGTCACTCTGCTGGCGGCGGCGAACGCTCTGCGAAACTTCACTCAGGACAATCAGCTCAACCGAACCATCTTCTACACTTTCTTCCATGGg GAAACATTTGACTACATCGGCAGCTCAAGAATGGTGTATGATATGGAGGACAATCAGTTTGTTGTGGACCTGGACAATGTTCATTCAGTCTTGGAGATCGGGCAA GTGGGTCTCCACGGCGACTCGAAGCTCTGGCTTCACTCTGATCCGGTGTCCAGGAAGAACAGCAGCATCAATGAAGAG GTGATGAAGCTCATCAACAACTTGACCTCATCGGCCAAAGATTTGAATTTCTCCGTGGAGGAACCTGACGTCACCCAGCCGCTGCCTCCTTCGTCCCTCCAGCGGTTCCTGCTCGCTCGGCCGATCCCCGGTGTCGTCATTGAGAATCATCAAACCAGTTTCACCAACAG ATACTACCAGAGTATGTTTGACAACGCGAACTATCTGAACTTGTCTTACCCACCGGACCTGACGCCAGAGGAGCAGTTGAACTTTGTGACGGACACAGCGAAG gctcTGACTAAAGTGGCGACCATGGTGGCTCGAACTCTGTTTGTACAAGCTGGAGGAGACGAAACGCAGTCCCAAAACATTCAGGCAGACGATCTGCTG GTGAGCCGAATGCTGTACAGTTTTCTTGTTATGGCCAATAACTCCTGGCTTCAGCAGTTGGTCTCCTCTGAGTATGCAAACCAAATCA gcaacaaaaccacaaacttcTACATCGGTGTGACTCAGATGACCAGCGAGCCGACTTTCCTTGTCCAGTTCTTGTTGGCTAATCTGACCGGCAGCACCGCCAACATCACCaaggaaaactgcaaaaaccaGAAAGAGAATAAAGATGACACGGACAGCAAAGat AGGTACAGCTACATCTGGGCTCAAGGTGCAGCGCGTCCCAACAGTACGGAGCGGGATGGTTTCTGCGTTCGCTCCACGGTGCACGTGTCCAAAGCGGTTTCCCCGGCCTTTGAAATCAAGGAATACGGCTCCAAAAATTACTCGACGTGGACCGAGTCCAGGTGGAAGCAGATCAAGGGCCGCATATTCCTGGTGGCCAGTCACGACCTGGAG ATGTTGACGCTCGGCGTGGGCGTGGGCGTGTTGCTAACGTCCCTCCTCCTGACGTATTTCGTCAGCTCAAAGGCAGACATGCTCTTCAGCTCGGGGAGGGAACCCGCCAACGCCACCTACTGA
- the LOC108232973 gene encoding vang-like protein 2: MDNESQYSGYSYKSSHSRSSRKHRDRRDRHRSKSRDSSSRGDKSVTIQTPAEPLLDAESTRGDDRDDNWGETTTVVTGTSEHSISNEDLTRLTKDLEESTPLECKRFVGPALGGCLSFFALVTPLAFLILPQVLWRDTLEPCGTPCEGLYVSLAFKLLVLLISSWALFLRPPRATLPRFFVFRCLLMVLVFLFVASYWLFYGVRVLEPREPDYRGIVEYAASLVDALLFIQYLALVLLEVRHLQPAFCLKVVRSTDGASKFYNVGHLSIQRAAVWVLDRYYSDFSVYNPATLNLPKSILSKKMTGFKVYSLDENTTNNSTGQSRAMIAAAARRRDNSHNEYYYEEAEMERRVRKRKARLVVAVEEAFTHIKRLQEDEAASSPKHPREVMDPREAAQAIFAPMARAMQKYLRTTRQQGFHSMESILTHLQFCITHNMTPKAFLERYLAPGPTMQYQQQNGRGRQWTLVSEEPVTSALRQGLVFSLRRVDFSLVVTVTPLPFLRLGEEFIDPKSHKFVMRLQSETSV, encoded by the exons ATGGACAACGAGTCGCAGTACTCGGGGTACTCGTACAAGTCGTCCCACTCCCGAAGCTCCCGCAAGCACAG GGATCGAAGGGACCGCCATCGCTCCAAGAGTCGAGACAGCAGCAGCCGTGGAGACAAATCAGTCACCATACAGACTCCCGCAGAGCCGCTTCTCGATGCAGAGTCGACCCGCGGAGACGACCGG GATGATAACTGGGGAGAGACCACCACCGTGGTCACCGGCACCTCGGAGCACAGCATCTCTAACGAAGACCTGACCCGCCTCACCAAAGATCTGGAGGAGTCGACACCGCTGGAGTGCAAGCGTTTCGTCGGCCCGGCGCTGGGAGGCTGCCTGAGTTTCTTCGCTCTGGTCACGCCTCTAGCCTTCCTCATCCTCCCACAGGTCCTGTGGCGGGACACCCTCGAGCCCTGCGGCACGCCGTGCGAAGGCCTCTACGTCTCCTTGGCCTTCAAGCTGCTGGTCCTGCTCATCTCCTCCTGGGCGCTGTTCCTTCGCCCTCCCCGGGCCACCCTCCCTCGCTTCTTCGTCTTCCGCTGCCTGCTGATGGTGCTGGTGTTCCTGTTCGTGGCGTCGTACTGGTTGTTCTACGGCGTGCGGGTGCTGGAGCCCAGGGAGCCGGACTACAGGGGGATCGTGGAGTACGCCGCCTCGCTGGTCGACGCCCTGCTCTTCATCCAGTACCtggctctggttctgctggaggtccGACACCTGCAGCCGGCCTTCTGCCTTAAGGTGGTCCGGAGTACAGATGGAGCCAGCAAGTTCTACAACGTGGGACACCTCAG CATCCAGCGTGCAGCTGTCTGGGTGTTGGACCGATATTACAGCGACTTCTCCGTCTACAACCCCGCCACGCTCAACCTCCCCAAGTCCATCCTGTCCAAGAAGATGACTGGCTTCAAGGTTTACTCTCTGGATG AAAACACCACCAATAACTCCACGGGCCAATCACGGGCCATGATAGCAGCCGCTGCCAGGAGGAGGGACAACTCTCACAACGAGTACTACTACGAGGAGGCCGAGATGGAGCGCAGGGTCCGCAAACGCAAGGCCAG GCTGGTTGTAGCGGTGGAGGAGGCCTTCACGCACATCAAGCGGCTCCAGGAGGACGAGGCCGCCTCGTCTCCGAAACACCCCAGAGAGGTGATGGACCCGCGGGAGGCGGCTCAGGCCATCTTCGCCCCGATGGCCCGGGCCATGCAGAAGTACCTGAGAACCACGCGGCAGCAGGGCTTCCACAGCATGGAGAGCATCCTCACACACCTGCAGTTCTGCATCACACACAACATGACGCCCAAG GCCTTCCTGGAGCGGTACCTCGCCCCCGGCCCGACCATGCAGTACCAGCAGCAGAACGGCAGGGGGCGCCAGTGGACTCTGGTGAGCGAGGAGCCGGTGACCTCGGCCCTGCGTCAGGGTCTGGTCTTCTCCCTGCGGCGCGTGGACTTCTCCCTGGTCGTCACGGTGACGCCGCTCCCCTTCCTGCGGCTCGGGGAGGAGTTCATCGACCCGAAGAGCCACAAGTTTGTGATGAGGCTTCAGTCGGAGACCTCGGTGTGA